The Desulfuromonas versatilis genome has a segment encoding these proteins:
- a CDS encoding ATP-binding response regulator — MKKNIRVLMVEDSENDALLISRELKRGGLEATVRRVDAPSQLRQLLADEPWDLVLADYRMPRFSGLEALGMVREAGLDLPFILVSGTIGEETAVAAMKAGAHDYIMKDNLARLVPAVEREMREAKVRQNRRRAEEQLRESEKLLRAILRSVADGLFVTDNEERLVMMNRAAEQMLGIASGKVLNLPVEQAFAGSPLLEKLRAAPPAKKGGRQFEFELIEGRHIRYLRAKTSTILDRAGRAMGTIVILTDLTREWELDRMKTEFISTAAHELRTPLTSIQGFSELLTTRDDLDREEQKKFLHYILKQSLGLGRIVNELLDISRIESGQGLALEMAPCDPGEMVEQVLTCCRTQTPKHRFEIALEPLPRTLLADRGKIVEVLENILSNAVKYSPAGGLVRVSGRATEAGFELAVEDQGIGMTPEQLERIFDRFYRVDASTTASGGLGLGMSIVKNIVEAHGGSIQVSSEPGRGTRVSFVLPLAPEQEALQPPLAGSGRGRSGRR; from the coding sequence ATGAAAAAAAACATCCGGGTCCTGATGGTCGAGGACTCCGAAAACGATGCCCTGTTGATTTCCCGCGAGCTCAAGCGCGGCGGGCTGGAAGCGACGGTGCGGCGGGTCGACGCGCCGTCCCAGCTGCGCCAGCTGCTGGCCGACGAACCCTGGGACCTGGTCCTGGCCGACTACCGCATGCCCCGCTTCAGCGGCCTCGAGGCCCTGGGGATGGTCCGGGAGGCGGGCCTGGATCTTCCCTTCATCCTGGTTTCGGGGACCATCGGCGAGGAGACGGCGGTGGCGGCCATGAAGGCCGGGGCTCACGACTACATCATGAAGGACAACTTGGCGCGGCTGGTGCCGGCGGTGGAGCGCGAAATGCGTGAGGCCAAGGTGCGCCAGAACCGTCGCCGGGCCGAAGAGCAGCTGCGCGAGAGCGAAAAGCTGCTGCGCGCCATCCTGCGCTCGGTGGCCGACGGCCTGTTCGTCACCGACAACGAGGAGCGCCTGGTGATGATGAACCGCGCCGCCGAGCAGATGCTGGGGATCGCCTCTGGCAAGGTACTGAACCTCCCCGTCGAGCAGGCCTTCGCCGGCAGCCCCCTGCTGGAGAAGCTGCGCGCCGCCCCGCCAGCCAAAAAGGGGGGGCGCCAGTTCGAGTTCGAGCTCATCGAGGGTCGGCATATCCGCTACCTGCGGGCCAAGACCTCGACCATTCTCGATCGGGCCGGCCGCGCCATGGGGACCATCGTCATCCTCACCGACCTGACCCGCGAATGGGAGCTGGACCGAATGAAGACCGAGTTCATCTCCACCGCCGCCCACGAGCTGCGCACCCCGCTGACCTCGATCCAGGGGTTTTCCGAACTGCTCACCACCCGCGACGACTTGGACCGGGAGGAACAGAAAAAATTCCTCCATTACATCCTCAAGCAGTCCCTGGGGCTGGGACGCATCGTCAACGAGCTGCTCGACATCTCGCGGATCGAGTCGGGGCAGGGTTTGGCCCTGGAAATGGCTCCCTGCGATCCCGGGGAGATGGTGGAGCAGGTCCTCACCTGCTGCCGGACCCAGACGCCCAAACACCGCTTCGAGATCGCCCTGGAGCCGCTCCCGCGCACGCTGCTGGCCGATCGGGGGAAGATCGTGGAGGTGTTGGAGAACATTCTCTCCAACGCCGTCAAGTACTCCCCCGCCGGGGGGCTGGTCAGAGTGTCGGGCCGGGCCACCGAGGCGGGTTTCGAGCTTGCCGTCGAGGACCAGGGGATTGGCATGACTCCCGAGCAGCTGGAGCGGATCTTCGACCGCTTCTACCGGGTCGATGCTTCCACCACCGCCAGCGGCGGGTTGGGGCTGGGGATGAGCATCGTCAAGAACATCGTCGAGGCCCACGGCGGCAGCATCCAGGTGAGCAGCGAACCGGGGCGGGGAACCCGGGTCAGCTTCGTCCTGCCCCTGGCTCCGGAGCAGGAGGCCCTGCAGCCTCCCCTCGCCGGTTCCGGCCGCGGCAGGTCCGGTCGGCGCTGA
- a CDS encoding SDR family oxidoreductase — translation MNETILITGANRGLGLALAGEFARHGWQVLACCRNPRSAPALEKLAASHPDQVEVLPLEVTDPDQVAALAEGLAGRAIDILFNNAGIFGPKPQGFGPIDEQGWLETFRVNTIAPLQLSVALVDQVARSRRKIIAIMGSLLGSIGENQSSGSYAYRSSKAAVHMVAKNLSVDLRDRGISAVAMHPGWVHTELGGAEAPLSPELSAAGMFKVLTSLSLADSGKLWTYDGKVLPW, via the coding sequence ATGAACGAAACCATTCTCATCACCGGCGCCAACCGGGGGCTCGGCCTGGCCCTGGCCGGCGAATTCGCCCGGCATGGCTGGCAGGTGCTCGCCTGCTGCCGCAATCCGCGCAGCGCCCCGGCCCTGGAGAAACTGGCCGCCAGCCACCCCGACCAGGTGGAGGTCCTCCCCCTCGAGGTCACCGACCCCGACCAGGTGGCGGCCCTGGCCGAAGGGTTGGCCGGGCGCGCCATCGACATCCTGTTCAACAATGCCGGCATCTTCGGCCCCAAGCCCCAGGGTTTCGGCCCTATCGACGAGCAGGGCTGGCTCGAGACCTTCCGGGTCAACACCATCGCCCCGCTGCAACTGAGCGTCGCCCTGGTCGACCAGGTGGCCCGCAGCCGCCGCAAGATCATCGCCATCATGGGGAGCCTGCTCGGCAGCATCGGCGAAAACCAGTCGTCCGGCAGCTACGCCTACCGCTCGTCCAAGGCGGCGGTGCACATGGTGGCGAAAAACCTCTCCGTCGACCTGCGCGACAGGGGCATCAGCGCCGTGGCCATGCACCCCGGCTGGGTTCACACCGAGCTTGGCGGCGCCGAGGCGCCGCTCTCCCCCGAGCTCAGCGCCGCGGGGATGTTCAAGGTACTCACCAGCCTGAGCCTGGCCGACAGCGGCAAGCTCTGGACCTACGACGGCAAGGTGCTCCCCTGGTGA
- a CDS encoding DUF3108 domain-containing protein: protein MLRLLLALLIVVAALPAAAAEPVVPTPYHATYAVSYRGFNVGLLHFELRSPEAGVLVFETRAEPSLPARLLVSAAAFERSRMHIDGQGVRPLSWVLEDGKKGSEKDGHLAFGWAEQKVSGEVKEKPVALPVEPGLQDRLSIQIAVMTTLLRGEVPGTFPMIDGDEIKHYSYTPAGSASLKTKTGDFATVSYESTRPGSIRVSRVWYAPALGYLPVRAEQKRKGKVETVMELVSVQGRGDR, encoded by the coding sequence TTGCTCCGTCTGCTGCTTGCCCTTCTCATCGTCGTCGCTGCGTTGCCCGCGGCGGCCGCCGAACCCGTGGTGCCGACCCCCTATCATGCCACCTATGCGGTCTCCTATCGGGGCTTCAATGTGGGGCTGCTTCATTTCGAACTGCGTTCGCCGGAGGCGGGGGTGTTGGTCTTCGAAACCCGCGCCGAGCCCAGTCTGCCCGCCCGACTGCTGGTAAGCGCCGCAGCCTTCGAGCGCAGCAGGATGCACATCGATGGGCAGGGGGTGAGGCCGCTGTCCTGGGTTCTGGAGGACGGCAAGAAAGGCAGCGAGAAGGACGGCCATCTGGCCTTCGGTTGGGCGGAGCAGAAGGTCTCCGGCGAAGTAAAGGAAAAGCCGGTCGCGCTTCCCGTCGAGCCCGGGCTGCAGGATCGGCTTTCGATTCAGATCGCCGTCATGACCACCCTGCTGCGCGGTGAGGTCCCCGGCACCTTCCCCATGATCGACGGCGACGAGATCAAGCATTACAGCTACACCCCCGCCGGTTCCGCAAGCCTCAAAACCAAAACGGGTGACTTCGCGACGGTTTCCTACGAAAGCACCCGTCCTGGCTCGATCCGGGTCTCCCGGGTCTGGTACGCCCCGGCCCTGGGCTATCTGCCGGTGCGGGCCGAACAGAAGCGCAAAGGCAAGGTCGAGACGGTGATGGAGCTGGTGAGCGTCCAGGGACGGGGCGACCGATGA
- a CDS encoding NupC/NupG family nucleoside CNT transporter — MAYQGVLGIVVLLGLAWLLSEERGQVRWRPVLTGVALQLVLAAALVKLAPFRLFFLGLNEAVMFVDRATQAGTALVFGFLGGGPLPYAETAPGASFTLAFRALPLVLVVSALSALLFYWRVLPLLVRAFSWVLRKTMNIGGALGVGAAANVFVGMVEAPLLVRPYLAEMSRSELFTLMTCGMSTIAGTVLVLYASILQQAVPDALGHILIASVISAPAAIAVAQLMVPQQGAVTGAEIHGMSEASGAMDAVTRGTAEGLKLLLNIIAMLIVLVALVSLVNQLLALLPAAGGRPLTLQGLLGWLMAPVAWLIGIPWQEAVAAGSLLGTKTVLNEFVAYLELAALPETALSPRSRLIMTYALCGFANLGSLGIMIGGLGTMAPGRRGEIVSLGGKSIVAGILATCMTGAVIGLL, encoded by the coding sequence ATGGCCTATCAGGGGGTGTTGGGGATTGTGGTGCTTTTGGGGCTGGCCTGGCTGCTGAGTGAGGAGCGCGGGCAGGTGCGCTGGCGACCGGTGCTGACCGGGGTGGCGCTACAGCTGGTGCTGGCCGCCGCCTTGGTCAAGCTGGCGCCGTTCCGGCTGTTTTTTCTCGGGCTCAACGAGGCGGTCATGTTCGTCGACCGGGCCACCCAGGCGGGCACAGCGCTGGTGTTCGGCTTTCTCGGCGGCGGCCCGCTCCCCTATGCGGAGACAGCGCCTGGGGCCTCCTTCACCCTGGCTTTTCGCGCCCTGCCGCTGGTGCTGGTGGTCAGCGCCCTTTCCGCGCTGCTGTTCTACTGGCGGGTGCTGCCGCTGCTCGTGCGGGCTTTCTCCTGGGTGCTGCGCAAGACCATGAACATCGGCGGCGCGCTGGGGGTGGGAGCCGCGGCCAACGTCTTTGTCGGCATGGTCGAGGCTCCCCTGCTGGTGCGCCCCTACCTGGCGGAGATGTCGCGCAGCGAACTGTTCACCCTGATGACCTGCGGCATGAGCACCATCGCCGGCACCGTGCTGGTGCTCTACGCCTCGATCCTGCAGCAGGCGGTCCCCGACGCCCTGGGCCACATCCTGATCGCCTCGGTGATCAGCGCCCCGGCGGCCATCGCCGTGGCCCAGCTGATGGTCCCCCAGCAGGGGGCGGTGACCGGCGCCGAGATCCACGGCATGAGCGAGGCCTCGGGGGCCATGGACGCCGTCACCCGCGGCACGGCCGAGGGGCTGAAGCTGCTGCTCAACATCATCGCCATGCTGATCGTGCTGGTCGCCCTGGTGAGCCTGGTCAACCAGCTGCTGGCCCTGCTGCCGGCGGCCGGCGGCCGCCCCCTGACCCTGCAGGGGCTGCTCGGCTGGCTGATGGCCCCGGTGGCCTGGCTGATCGGCATCCCCTGGCAGGAGGCGGTAGCCGCCGGCAGCCTGCTCGGCACCAAGACTGTGCTCAACGAATTCGTCGCCTACCTCGAACTGGCCGCCCTTCCCGAAACCGCACTCTCCCCGCGCAGCCGGCTGATCATGACCTACGCCCTGTGCGGCTTCGCCAACCTGGGGAGCCTGGGCATCATGATTGGCGGGCTCGGCACCATGGCGCCGGGACGGCGCGGCGAAATCGTTTCGCTGGGGGGCAAATCCATTGTCGCGGGAATTCTTGCCACCTGCATGACCGGAGCGGTGATCGGACTGCTTTGA
- a CDS encoding aldehyde dehydrogenase family protein, whose amino-acid sequence MRIFDKNYINGHWQPSVGGRFIDVLNPATEQVIGRVPASTAEDADSAVQAARAAFDGWAATPVEARATCLQKIHQGLVSRSEEIAETITAEVGMPLKLSRRIQAGLPAAVMESYAALVRDYPFEERIGNSLVVREALGVVACITPWNYPLHQIVAKLAPALAAGCTVVLKPSEVAPLNAFILAEIVAQAGLPPGVVNLVSGLGPVVGEELAAHPQVDMISFTGSTRAGKRVAELAAHSVKRVALELGGKSAAVILADADLPAAVKGTVNACFLNSGQTCSAHTRMLVPESLYKEAARLAVEIAGGFTVGDPAGDRAKLGPLVSEIQRQRVRDYIRKGIEEGAELLLGGAEAPPGMNKGYFVQPTVFGRVAPKSTIAQQEIFGPVLSILVYRDEEEAVRIANDSPYGLAGAVWSADAGRAQRVARRIRAGQIDINGGRFNLLAPFGGYKQSGHGREFGKFGLEEFLEIKSLQL is encoded by the coding sequence ATGCGCATATTCGACAAGAACTACATCAACGGTCACTGGCAGCCCTCGGTAGGGGGAAGGTTCATCGACGTCCTCAACCCGGCCACCGAACAGGTCATCGGCCGGGTGCCGGCCAGCACCGCCGAGGACGCCGACAGCGCAGTGCAGGCGGCCCGCGCCGCATTCGACGGGTGGGCGGCCACCCCGGTCGAGGCACGCGCCACCTGCCTGCAGAAAATTCACCAGGGGCTGGTCAGTCGCAGCGAGGAGATCGCCGAGACCATCACCGCCGAGGTCGGCATGCCGCTGAAGCTCTCCCGGCGCATCCAGGCCGGCCTGCCCGCCGCGGTCATGGAGAGCTACGCCGCCCTGGTGCGCGACTACCCCTTCGAGGAGCGGATCGGCAACTCTCTGGTGGTGCGCGAGGCGCTCGGCGTGGTGGCCTGCATCACCCCCTGGAACTACCCCCTGCACCAGATCGTCGCCAAGCTGGCCCCGGCCCTGGCCGCCGGCTGCACGGTGGTACTCAAACCGAGCGAGGTGGCCCCGCTCAACGCCTTCATCCTTGCCGAGATCGTCGCGCAGGCCGGGCTGCCCCCCGGGGTGGTCAACCTGGTCAGCGGTCTCGGTCCGGTGGTGGGCGAGGAGCTGGCCGCCCACCCGCAGGTGGACATGATCTCCTTTACCGGCTCGACCCGGGCCGGCAAACGGGTCGCGGAGCTGGCCGCGCACTCGGTGAAGCGGGTCGCCCTCGAGCTGGGGGGCAAATCGGCAGCGGTTATCCTCGCGGACGCCGACCTGCCGGCGGCGGTCAAGGGGACGGTGAACGCCTGTTTTCTCAACTCCGGGCAGACCTGCAGCGCCCACACCCGCATGCTGGTCCCGGAAAGTCTCTACAAGGAGGCGGCCCGCCTCGCCGTGGAGATCGCCGGGGGATTCACCGTCGGCGACCCCGCCGGCGACCGGGCCAAACTGGGGCCGCTGGTCTCCGAAATCCAACGCCAGCGGGTGCGCGACTACATCCGCAAGGGGATCGAGGAGGGGGCCGAACTGCTGCTCGGCGGAGCCGAGGCCCCGCCGGGAATGAACAAGGGTTATTTCGTGCAGCCGACGGTGTTCGGCCGGGTCGCCCCCAAGTCGACCATCGCCCAGCAGGAAATCTTCGGTCCGGTGCTCTCGATCCTCGTCTACCGCGACGAGGAGGAGGCGGTGCGCATCGCCAACGATTCGCCCTACGGGCTGGCGGGCGCGGTCTGGTCAGCGGATGCCGGGCGGGCCCAGCGCGTCGCCCGGAGAATCCGCGCCGGCCAGATCGACATCAACGGCGGACGCTTCAACCTGCTGGCCCCCTTCGGCGGCTACAAACAGTCCGGGCACGGCCGGGAGTTCGGAAAATTCGGTCTGGAGGAGTTTCTGGAGATCAAATCGCTGCAGTTGTGA
- a CDS encoding pyridoxamine 5'-phosphate oxidase family protein: MRQIRRKDREMPASEAEALLVRGEYGILSTVDAHGQPYAVPLSFAYRDKRIYFHCALEGHKIENLENNPRVCFCVVGQTRVLAEQFATEYESALAFGLATEARGQERREALLWLLEKYSPGFIEEGEHYIEKLDKATKVIRIDVQQISGKARR; encoded by the coding sequence ATGAGGCAGATCAGAAGAAAAGACCGGGAGATGCCGGCCAGCGAGGCCGAGGCGCTGCTTGTCCGGGGCGAATACGGGATCCTCTCGACCGTGGACGCCCACGGCCAGCCCTACGCCGTACCGCTGAGCTTTGCCTACCGGGACAAGCGCATCTATTTCCACTGCGCTCTGGAGGGACACAAGATCGAGAATCTGGAAAACAATCCCAGGGTCTGCTTCTGCGTGGTCGGCCAAACCCGGGTACTGGCCGAGCAGTTCGCTACCGAGTATGAGAGCGCGCTGGCCTTCGGGCTGGCCACCGAAGCCCGGGGGCAGGAGCGGCGGGAGGCCTTGCTGTGGCTGCTGGAGAAATATTCTCCGGGCTTTATCGAGGAGGGTGAGCACTATATCGAGAAGCTGGACAAGGCCACCAAGGTCATCAGGATCGATGTCCAGCAGATCAGCGGGAAGGCTAGGCGCTAG
- a CDS encoding SseB family protein codes for MTELDQALEILQQDRRDPQNQSQYYDLVLNSNFFIPTFEDTESEGAPAAAEENQVMPLILESDGDDYMMLFDTEERLQAWAGGEVSFVEVPGHVIAEMSAPPLHWALNVGTEYSKQFLPEEIAWLRESVEKCRAEAEGEGK; via the coding sequence ATGACCGAGCTCGACCAGGCCCTGGAAATCCTCCAGCAGGACCGACGCGACCCCCAAAACCAGTCCCAGTATTACGACCTGGTGCTCAATAGCAATTTTTTTATTCCCACCTTCGAGGACACCGAAAGTGAAGGGGCGCCTGCAGCGGCTGAGGAAAACCAGGTGATGCCGCTGATCCTTGAATCTGACGGTGACGACTACATGATGCTCTTCGATACCGAGGAACGGCTGCAGGCTTGGGCCGGGGGCGAGGTGAGCTTTGTCGAGGTCCCGGGGCACGTCATCGCCGAGATGTCGGCGCCGCCGCTGCACTGGGCGCTCAACGTCGGTACCGAGTACTCCAAGCAGTTTCTCCCCGAGGAGATCGCCTGGCTGCGCGAGTCGGTGGAGAAGTGCAGGGCGGAGGCTGAAGGGGAGGGGAAATGA
- a CDS encoding response regulator, producing the protein MILLVEDNPDDVALTLRALKKSKIANEVVTAQDGAEAIEYLFGEGRFAERDTREQPQLVLLDLKLPKLDGLEVLRRLRADQRTRYLPVVVLTTSSEERDLIESYKLGANSYIRKPVDFLQFSEAINQLGLYWLVLNEPPPL; encoded by the coding sequence ATGATCCTGCTGGTTGAGGACAACCCCGACGACGTGGCGCTGACCCTGCGCGCCCTGAAAAAGAGCAAGATCGCCAACGAGGTGGTTACCGCCCAGGACGGCGCCGAAGCCATCGAGTACCTGTTCGGCGAGGGGCGCTTTGCCGAGCGGGACACCCGGGAGCAGCCCCAGCTGGTGCTGCTCGACCTGAAGCTGCCCAAGCTGGACGGCCTGGAGGTGCTGCGCCGGCTGCGCGCCGACCAGCGCACCCGCTACCTGCCGGTGGTGGTGCTCACCACCTCCAGCGAGGAGCGCGACCTGATCGAGAGCTACAAGCTCGGCGCCAACAGCTACATCCGCAAGCCGGTGGACTTTTTGCAGTTCTCCGAGGCCATCAACCAGCTGGGGCTGTACTGGCTGGTGCTCAACGAGCCGCCGCCCTTATAG
- a CDS encoding PAS domain-containing protein yields MNERNARTLRAALKAAAIYTLLAGGWILVSDRILLALIRDPDLLTRAQTLKGWFFVLASAGLLAWLVNHYLGALRREDEMRRGTARELDRRGKLLANIISNIPLYVFWKGRDSAYLGCNQRFASVAGVGRPENIVGKTDEELAWRGKDAELTRLRDRQVLDSRKPLLELEETLLLADGQPATYLTSRVPLLDEAGEVIGLLGICSDITLRKRAEQELRQALQEAEQARDKVRGIVGSVAEGLLVTDRDSRVVLVNQAAEELLGVKQQLAQGQPLEQVVHQPQVAERLAPLLARRQGGASLELQLPGPDPRQPRHLQARTSVIQDQAGEVSGMIAILLDVTREHELERMKTDFIATSARDLRGPLASILGFSELLLARKPIDSDERNRFLAYIHQEAQSLARIVKDRLDIALLESGGELGLDLAPTDLAALLRRMVDYFQEKNPAHRFELQVGEQAAELLLDGERIEQVLHNLLGNAVRYSPGGGSVRVAAQVEPEGCRIRISDQGRGMPPAERRRVFEKFYRGERSSQDTEGLGLGMTIARHIVEAHGGSIEVESEEGRGTTVSVCIPLGMAAQASRAAQGASLERENP; encoded by the coding sequence ATGAACGAGCGGAACGCCAGAACCCTGCGGGCGGCCCTCAAGGCAGCCGCCATCTATACGCTGCTGGCCGGGGGGTGGATTCTGGTCTCGGACCGGATTCTACTCGCCCTGATCCGGGACCCGGACCTGCTCACCCGGGCGCAGACCCTCAAGGGGTGGTTTTTCGTTCTCGCCTCGGCGGGGCTGCTGGCCTGGCTGGTCAACCACTACCTGGGGGCACTGCGCCGCGAGGACGAGATGCGCCGCGGCACCGCCCGGGAGCTGGATCGGCGGGGCAAGCTGCTGGCCAACATCATCTCCAACATCCCTCTGTACGTCTTCTGGAAGGGCCGGGATTCCGCCTACCTCGGCTGCAACCAGCGCTTCGCCAGCGTGGCCGGGGTCGGCCGCCCGGAGAATATCGTCGGCAAAACCGACGAAGAGTTGGCCTGGCGCGGCAAGGACGCCGAGCTGACCCGGTTGCGCGACCGCCAGGTCCTCGACAGCCGCAAGCCGCTGCTCGAGTTGGAGGAGACCCTGCTGCTGGCCGACGGTCAGCCCGCCACCTACCTGACCAGCCGCGTGCCGCTGCTGGACGAGGCGGGCGAGGTGATCGGCCTGCTCGGCATCTGCAGCGACATCACCCTGCGCAAGCGGGCCGAGCAGGAGCTTCGCCAGGCCCTGCAGGAGGCCGAACAGGCCCGGGACAAAGTCAGGGGGATCGTCGGATCGGTGGCCGAGGGGCTGCTGGTCACGGATCGGGACAGCCGGGTGGTGCTGGTCAACCAGGCGGCCGAAGAACTGCTCGGGGTCAAGCAGCAACTTGCGCAGGGGCAACCGCTGGAGCAGGTGGTCCATCAACCGCAGGTGGCCGAGCGCCTCGCCCCCCTGCTCGCCCGGCGCCAGGGCGGGGCCAGCCTCGAGCTGCAGTTGCCCGGCCCCGACCCGCGGCAACCGCGCCATCTTCAGGCCCGCACCTCGGTGATCCAGGACCAGGCCGGCGAGGTGAGCGGGATGATCGCCATCCTGCTCGATGTCACCCGCGAGCACGAGCTGGAGCGGATGAAAACCGACTTCATCGCCACTTCGGCCCGCGACCTGCGCGGCCCGCTGGCCTCCATCCTCGGCTTCAGCGAGCTGCTGCTGGCGCGCAAGCCGATCGACAGCGACGAGCGCAACCGGTTTCTCGCCTACATTCACCAGGAGGCGCAGAGCCTGGCGCGGATCGTCAAGGACCGCCTGGACATCGCCCTGCTCGAGTCGGGCGGGGAGCTGGGGCTCGATCTGGCCCCCACCGACCTGGCCGCGCTGCTGCGGAGGATGGTCGACTATTTCCAGGAGAAGAATCCCGCGCACCGCTTCGAGCTGCAGGTCGGCGAACAGGCCGCCGAGCTGCTTCTGGACGGGGAGCGCATCGAGCAGGTGCTGCATAACCTGCTCGGCAACGCCGTCAGGTACTCCCCCGGCGGCGGGTCGGTGAGGGTGGCGGCGCAGGTGGAGCCCGAGGGGTGCCGGATCCGGATCAGCGACCAGGGGCGGGGGATGCCACCGGCGGAGCGGCGGCGGGTATTTGAAAAATTCTACCGGGGCGAGCGCTCCAGCCAGGATACCGAGGGGCTCGGCCTGGGGATGACCATCGCCCGGCACATCGTCGAGGCCCATGGCGGGTCCATCGAGGTGGAGAGTGAGGAAGGGCGGGGGACCACCGTCAGCGTCTGCATCCCCCTGGGAATGGCGGCGCAAGCGTCGCGGGCGGCCCAGGGGGCGAGTCTCGAAAGGGAGAATCCGTGA
- a CDS encoding response regulator transcription factor, with protein MKKILVVDDQLTIRELVEATLRSEQCQVLHADSGERAIDLVRAEKPDLILLDIMLPEGLDGYAVARTLKQDAATRQVPIIALTAKVQQIDREQAFAAGVDDYLAKPFSLKELRAKVERFLR; from the coding sequence GTGAAAAAGATCCTCGTTGTTGACGACCAATTGACCATCCGCGAACTGGTGGAGGCCACCCTGCGCTCCGAGCAGTGCCAGGTCCTGCACGCCGACAGCGGCGAACGGGCCATCGACCTGGTTCGGGCGGAGAAGCCGGACCTGATCCTGCTCGATATCATGCTCCCCGAGGGGCTCGACGGCTACGCCGTGGCCCGCACGCTGAAGCAGGATGCCGCCACCCGCCAGGTGCCGATCATCGCCCTGACCGCCAAGGTCCAGCAGATCGACCGGGAGCAGGCCTTCGCCGCCGGGGTCGACGATTACCTGGCCAAGCCCTTCAGTCTCAAGGAGCTGCGCGCCAAGGTGGAGCGGTTTTTGCGCTAG
- a CDS encoding M23 family metallopeptidase, whose amino-acid sequence MRTTSIVGLSGLLILLVAAAVFYFRDTTGPQIALTPGAGPVSAQRHLQLQVEDPGSGLKSLGVTLVQQGKSIPLLARTYERGTLVQSESLSLPKGEIKDGPVEINVTATDRSIFPFGAGNVSQQVFTFEFDSRAPVISVLSTAHNLNRGGAGLIVYTLSEEAESTGVTIGELFFPGYRQPSGAYACLFAFPWNMTMNQFTPKLMAVDRAGNERQAGFYYHLNNRNFRERKIEVGQSFLETKAPEFEELAPQAQSPLDAFLQVNREVREQNRQKLIEIGASTAPVPLWEGAFLRQSKAATLALFADHRSYYHEGQEVDKQTHLGIDLASVAQAPVEAANSGTVVFADYLGIYGLCVIIDHGMGLQSLYGHLSRIAVQQGEQVSKGQIVGNTGATGMAGGDHLHFEVLLGGLSVYPLEWWDGDWITNNVTSKLQLAPGK is encoded by the coding sequence TTGAGAACCACCAGCATCGTCGGCCTATCCGGCCTGCTCATCCTTCTGGTTGCCGCCGCCGTCTTTTATTTCCGCGATACCACCGGTCCGCAGATCGCCCTAACCCCCGGCGCGGGACCGGTTTCCGCCCAGCGCCACCTGCAGCTGCAGGTGGAGGACCCCGGCTCGGGCCTCAAATCCCTCGGCGTCACCCTGGTGCAGCAGGGCAAATCGATTCCGCTGCTGGCGCGCACCTATGAGCGCGGCACCCTGGTGCAGAGCGAATCCCTGTCTCTGCCCAAGGGCGAAATCAAGGACGGGCCGGTCGAAATCAACGTCACCGCCACTGACCGAAGCATCTTCCCCTTCGGCGCCGGCAATGTCAGCCAGCAGGTTTTCACCTTCGAATTCGACAGCCGGGCCCCGGTCATCTCGGTGCTCAGCACCGCCCACAACCTCAACCGGGGGGGCGCGGGGCTGATCGTCTACACCCTTTCCGAGGAGGCGGAATCCACCGGGGTGACCATCGGCGAGCTGTTTTTCCCCGGTTACCGCCAGCCCTCCGGGGCCTACGCCTGCCTGTTCGCCTTCCCCTGGAACATGACCATGAACCAGTTCACCCCCAAGCTGATGGCGGTGGACCGGGCCGGCAACGAGCGCCAGGCCGGTTTCTATTACCACCTCAACAACCGCAATTTCCGCGAACGCAAAATCGAGGTCGGCCAGTCTTTCCTCGAAACCAAAGCGCCCGAGTTCGAGGAACTGGCCCCCCAGGCCCAGTCGCCCCTCGATGCCTTTCTGCAGGTCAACCGCGAGGTGCGCGAACAGAACCGGCAGAAGCTCATCGAAATCGGCGCCAGCACCGCTCCGGTCCCCCTTTGGGAGGGAGCCTTCCTGCGCCAGTCCAAGGCGGCCACCCTGGCCCTGTTTGCCGACCATCGCAGCTATTACCACGAGGGTCAGGAGGTCGACAAGCAGACCCACCTCGGCATCGACCTGGCCTCGGTGGCCCAGGCCCCGGTGGAAGCGGCCAACTCCGGCACCGTGGTGTTCGCCGACTACCTGGGGATTTACGGGCTGTGCGTGATCATCGACCACGGCATGGGGCTGCAGAGCCTCTACGGCCATCTGAGCCGCATCGCCGTCCAGCAGGGCGAGCAGGTCAGCAAGGGGCAGATCGTCGGCAACACCGGGGCCACCGGCATGGCCGGCGGCGACCACCTGCACTTCGAGGTGCTGCTCGGCGGCCTCTCGGTCTATCCGCTGGAATGGTGGGACGGGGACTGGATCACCAACAACGTCACCAGCAAGCTGCAGTTGGCCCCCGGCAAGTGA